In a single window of the Dreissena polymorpha isolate Duluth1 chromosome 3, UMN_Dpol_1.0, whole genome shotgun sequence genome:
- the LOC127874179 gene encoding uncharacterized protein LOC127874179 translates to MPSNQPNQTYTNTKDNHSRQFGDVITNEIGNLPESSLSACSFNACRVDKYVLDTMPLELKVANIDVLILYHENDRQSAADFRDHLVNDIQLKDREKVRALLYDEGELIALNIRKIGQLSDAINRSTYVFIYLTKEFVKDKWMEFTSEVCLMEAIENPDKQWCVVPVFTEKRNGTFKIPTGLNILNGLNYYNKDQYYLKQVTCLIESRIQSRKNADVKLINMQKVWISNQEKNTSASYSETNNELSDFKFSKPCKTQDKMCFSNEDLTLLTDAPPNVNECFGKNEPETEWTEHNNSELRVSSISTLHCDMAMSSPMPKRSDSTNLPTICDKQSYGRSAAEQKRTYADADHLEAGNMNDFTDEVSPHSPPSRYFDQAAEHFEPHSKSEFKDQRKKGKKRETMKTDDSLYQPLTMISFDESGRSISVCLGTANGGENQTQSHIVNTLGHEQSRSVGGQYCGKTYTNDAAREAALIPQFETLLHSDDIGSYSGSGNQSKPCPDNVAENLLPQTTTDVNQNEYLNKQDALPLLSDFEIGPELHNTENDRHPRRHEPIYCVHESEKINRQAAGGSSPIVHYHKTVINIHRATNIQIGDQNKILEANDSDDECNSNYKESQKHEVTEEEMHQSDNRNGELLNKRELEVGLDKIHDADDDHMNSSLKTVPALDAQLFTDNVCKDEADANRAVRGSSFIDTSVKEDCNLHTEDTTQNCQDGASEQSEHLRRFAIRAEHVNPSSKKHFETITPVQDQSYVCDTGNLNSVVALKNIDYGKRLRKFGMLVCVIVLTAGSILL, encoded by the exons ATGCCTTCTAATCAACCCAACCAAACGTATACAAACACCAAAG ATAATCACTCGCGTCAGTTTGGAGATGTCATTACAAATGAAATCGGTAATTTACCTGAAAGCTCTCTCAGCGCATGCTCTTTCAATGCATGTCGTGTTGATAAATACGTCTTGGACACCATGCCATTGGAGCTGAAAGTAGCTAATATAGACGTTCTTATTCTATACCACGAAAACGATAGACAAAGTGCTGCCGATTTCAGAGACCACCTTGTCAATGATATTCAGCTGAAAGATAGGGAAAAGGTTCGTGCTCTTTTGTACGATGAAGGTGAACTAATTGCTTTAAATATCAGAAAAATTGGGCAACTGAGTGATGCAATTAACAGAAGCACATACGTTTTCATCTACCTTACAAAAGAATTCGTAAAGGATAAGTGGATGGAGTTTACCAGCGAAGTTTGTTTAATGGAAGCCATTGAAAATCCTGACAAGCAGTGGTGCGTTGTTCCAGTCTTCACTGAAAAACGCAATGGAACATTTAAAATCCCTACAGGACTCAACATACTAAACGGATTGAATTATTATAATAAGGACCAGTACTATTTAAAACAAGTAACATGTTTGATTGAGTCACGGATTCAAAGCAGAAAGAATGCCgatgttaaattaataaacatgcAGAAAGTATGGATATCAAACcaagaaaaaaacacatctgcATCGTATTCCGAAACAAATAATGAATTGTCAGATTTCAAATTCAGCAAACCATGTAAGACTCAAGACAAAATGTGCTTTAGTAACGAAGACCTCACCCTTCTGACCGACGCTCCTCCAAATGTTAATGAATGCTTTGGTAAGAACGAACCTGAAACTGAATGGACCGAACATAATAATTCGGAACTCCGTGTTTCCTCAATAAGCACTTTACATTGTGACATGGCAATGTCTTCACCAATGCCAAAGAGGTCAGATTCGACAAATCTTCCAACAATTTGTGATAAGCAAAGCTATGGGCGCAGTGCAGCTGAGCAGAAGCGAACATATGCAGATGCAGATCATCTCGAGGCAGGAAACATGAATGACTTTACTGATGAAGTTAGTCCACACAGTCCTCCAAGTCGGTATTTCGATCAAGCAGCTGAACATTTTGAGCCACACTCTAAATCCGAATTTAAGGACCAGCGAAAGAAAG GCAAGAAAAGGGAAACGATGAAGACTGATGACAGTTTGTATCAGCCACTTACCATGATATCGTTTGATGAAAGCGGAAGATCGATCTCCGTTTGTTTAGGGACAGCAAATGGTGGAGAAAATCAAACACAAAGCCATATAGTGAACACACTTGGACATGAACAGTCCCGATCAGTTGGAGGTCAGTATTGCGGTAAAACTTATACAAATGATGCAGCGCGGGAAGCGGCGTTAATACCACAGTTTGAAACACTGTTGCACTCCGATGATATTGGCTCGTATTCGGGGTCAGGAAATCAATCAAAACCCTGTCCAGATAACGTCGCTGAAAACTTGCTACCACAAACAACTACTGATGTCAATCAGAACGAATACTTGAACAAACAAG ATGCACTACCATTACTAAGCGACTTTGAAATTGGACCTGAATTACATAATACAGAAAATGATAGACACCCACGCAGACATGAACCAATTTATTGCGTACATGAATCTGAGAAAATCAACAGACAGGCAGCAGGAGGATCGTCACCTATTGTCCACTATCATAAAACT GTCATCAACATACACAGAGCAACAAACATTCAAATCGGAGATCAGAATAAGATACTAGAAGCTAATGATAGCGACGATGAATGTAACAGCAATTACAAAGAATCACAGAAACATGAAGTCACTGAAgaagaaatgcatcaaagtgaTAATCGAAACGGCGAACTCCTAAATAAAAG GGAATTAGAGGTTGGACTAGACAAAATCCATGACGCTGATGACGACCATATGAATTCCTCTTTAAAAACTGTCCCGGCTTTGGATGCACAACTCTTTACGGACAACGTATGTAAGGATGAAGCTGATGCTAACAGAGCAGTGAGAGGTAGCAGTTTTATTGATACTTCAGTGAAAGAAGATTGTAACCTACACACAGAAGATACAACACAG AATTGTCAGGATGGAGCAAGCGAACAAAGTGAACACTTGCGCAGATTTGCCATTCGAGCAGAGCATGTGAATCCGAGCAGTAAAAAGCATTTTGAAACGATAACACCAGTGCAAGACCAAAGCTACGTATGCGACACCGGAAACTTGAATAGTGTCGTTGCTCTTAAAAATATCGACTATGGTAAACGTCTAAGAAAGTTTGGAATGCTAGTTTGTGTCATCGTGCTTACTGCTGGTAGCATACTTTTATAG